From one Lycium ferocissimum isolate CSIRO_LF1 chromosome 7, AGI_CSIRO_Lferr_CH_V1, whole genome shotgun sequence genomic stretch:
- the LOC132064176 gene encoding FCS-Like Zinc finger 3 produces MKASALYYTGCEEHYQPHFLDACSLCQRTLAHNHDIFMYRGDTPFCSQECRQEQIEMDEANERKWKIAASKRSSRTKTETPTKETDANKAVRNGTVAVA; encoded by the exons atgaaggcaaGTGCACTATACTACACTGGATGTGAAGAACACTACCAACCTCATTTTCTTGATGCTTGTTCTCTTTGCCAGAGAACCTTGGCTCACAACCATGACATCTTCATGTATAG aGGGGATACACCATTTTGTAGCCAAGAATGCAGACAAGAGCaaatagaaatggatgaagctaatgaaagaaaatggaaaattgCAGCATCAAAGAGATCATCAAGAACAAAAACAGAGACCCCCACTAAAGAAACTGATGCAAATAAAGCTGTACGGAATGGCACAGTTGCAGTGGCTTGA